In a genomic window of Pseudomonas mohnii:
- the uvrC gene encoding excinuclease ABC subunit UvrC has product MTDNFDPGAFLSTVSGHPGVYRMFDSDARLLYVGKAKNLKNRLSSYFRKSGLAPKTAALVARIAQVETTITANETEALLLEQTLIKEWRPPYNILLRDDKSYPYVFLSDGQFPRLSIHRGAKKAKGKYFGPYPSAGAIRESLSLLQKTFFVRQCEDSYYKNRTRPCLQYQIKRCKAPCVGLVEPEVYAEDVRHSVMFLEGRSNALSDELSAAMEEAAINLEFERAAELRDQISLLRRVQDQQSMEGGTGDVDVIAAFVNPGGACVHLISVRGGRVLGSKNFFPQVGIEEDVSEVMAAFLGQYFISSPERDLPSELIVNVVHDDFPTLIAAIDELRGRELTISHRVRGTRARWQQLAVTNAEQALGARLANRQHVAERFEALAQVLKLDEPPQRLECYDISHSSGEATVASCVVFGPEGPIKSDYRRYNIEGVTAGDDYAAMHQALTRRFSKLKDGEGKLPDILLVDGGKGQLSMARDVLNELAVPDLILLGVAKGATRKAGFETLYLNDAAHEFTLRGDSPALHLIQQIRDEAHRFAITGHRARRGKTRRTSTLEGVAGVGPTRRRDLLKHFGGLQELSRASIDEIAKAPGISKKLAELIYANLHSE; this is encoded by the coding sequence ATGACTGATAATTTTGATCCAGGCGCCTTTCTGTCGACCGTCAGCGGGCATCCCGGTGTGTATCGCATGTTCGACAGCGATGCGCGCCTGCTCTACGTCGGCAAGGCCAAGAACCTCAAGAATCGCCTGTCGAGCTACTTCAGAAAAAGCGGCCTGGCGCCCAAGACCGCTGCGTTGGTGGCGCGAATCGCTCAAGTCGAAACGACCATTACGGCCAACGAAACCGAAGCCCTGTTGCTTGAGCAGACGCTGATCAAGGAATGGCGTCCGCCCTATAACATCCTGCTGCGTGACGACAAATCCTACCCCTACGTTTTCCTTTCAGACGGCCAGTTTCCGCGCTTGAGCATCCATCGCGGCGCGAAAAAGGCCAAGGGCAAATATTTTGGTCCGTACCCCAGTGCCGGCGCGATTCGCGAAAGCCTGAGCCTGTTGCAAAAGACCTTTTTCGTCCGGCAGTGTGAAGACAGCTACTACAAGAACCGTACGCGCCCTTGCCTGCAATACCAGATCAAGCGCTGCAAGGCGCCTTGTGTCGGTCTGGTGGAGCCTGAGGTGTACGCCGAAGACGTACGACACTCGGTGATGTTCCTCGAAGGTCGCAGCAATGCACTGAGCGACGAGTTGTCCGCTGCAATGGAAGAGGCGGCGATCAATCTCGAGTTCGAGCGCGCCGCGGAGTTGCGCGACCAGATCTCGCTGCTGCGTCGGGTTCAGGATCAGCAGAGCATGGAAGGCGGGACGGGCGATGTTGATGTCATCGCGGCGTTCGTCAATCCGGGCGGTGCCTGCGTTCACTTGATCAGCGTTCGTGGTGGGCGAGTACTGGGAAGCAAGAACTTCTTTCCGCAGGTCGGTATCGAAGAGGACGTTTCCGAGGTCATGGCGGCGTTTCTCGGTCAGTATTTCATCAGCAGTCCTGAGCGCGACTTGCCGAGCGAGTTGATCGTCAACGTGGTTCATGACGACTTTCCGACACTTATTGCGGCCATTGACGAGCTGCGTGGTCGCGAATTGACCATCAGCCACCGGGTGCGTGGCACGCGAGCACGCTGGCAACAATTGGCTGTGACCAATGCCGAACAGGCACTGGGCGCGCGCCTTGCCAACCGCCAACACGTTGCCGAGCGCTTTGAAGCCCTGGCGCAGGTGCTGAAACTGGATGAGCCGCCCCAGCGCCTTGAATGCTATGACATCAGTCACTCCAGCGGCGAGGCAACCGTCGCCTCTTGCGTGGTATTCGGCCCTGAAGGCCCGATCAAGTCCGATTACCGCCGCTACAACATCGAAGGCGTTACGGCGGGTGATGACTACGCGGCGATGCACCAGGCGCTGACCCGGCGCTTCAGCAAGCTGAAGGACGGGGAGGGCAAACTGCCGGACATTCTGCTGGTGGATGGCGGCAAGGGGCAGTTGTCCATGGCGCGAGATGTGCTGAATGAGCTGGCGGTACCGGATCTGATCCTGCTCGGTGTGGCCAAGGGGGCAACGCGTAAAGCCGGTTTCGAAACCCTGTACCTCAATGACGCCGCTCACGAGTTCACGTTGCGCGGTGATTCCCCCGCACTGCATTTGATCCAGCAGATTCGCGACGAAGCTCACCGCTTTGCTATTACCGGGCATCGCGCCCGTCGTGGCAAAACCCGACGTACGTCTACACTGGAGGGCGTTGCCGGCGTTGGACCGACACGTCGCCGCGATTTGTTGAAACATTTTGGTGGATTGCAGGAGCTGTCTCGTGCCAGCATCGACGAGATCGCCAAAGCCCCCGGGATCAGTAAAAAGCTCGCAGAGTTGATTTATGCAAATCTGCACAGCGAGTAG
- the gacA gene encoding response regulator transcription factor GacA: protein MIRVLVVDDHDLVRTGITRMLADIDGLQVVGQAESGEESLLKARELKPDVVLMDVKMPGIGGLEATRKLLRSHPDIKVVAVTVCEDDPFPTRLLQAGAAGYLTKGAGLPEMVQAIRLVFAGQRYISPQIAQQLAIKSFQPTNDSPFDALSEREIQIALMIVGCQKVQIISDKLCLSPKTVNTYRYRIFEKLSISSDVELTLLAVRHGMVDASL, encoded by the coding sequence TTGATTAGGGTTCTAGTAGTCGATGACCATGATCTCGTTCGTACAGGCATTACTCGAATGCTGGCTGACATCGATGGCCTGCAAGTGGTTGGCCAGGCTGAATCGGGTGAGGAATCCCTGCTCAAGGCGCGTGAGCTGAAACCTGATGTGGTATTGATGGATGTCAAAATGCCCGGTATCGGTGGCCTTGAAGCCACGCGCAAATTATTGCGCAGTCATCCGGACATCAAAGTCGTAGCCGTGACCGTGTGTGAGGACGATCCGTTCCCTACACGGCTGTTGCAGGCCGGTGCTGCCGGGTACCTGACCAAGGGCGCCGGGCTGCCGGAAATGGTCCAGGCCATCCGCCTGGTGTTCGCCGGGCAGCGCTATATCAGTCCTCAGATTGCCCAGCAATTGGCGATCAAATCCTTCCAGCCGACCAACGATTCTCCCTTCGATGCCTTGTCGGAGCGGGAGATACAGATCGCGCTGATGATCGTCGGCTGCCAGAAAGTCCAAATCATCTCCGACAAGTTGTGCCTGTCGCCGAAGACCGTGAACACGTACCGTTACCGCATTTTCGAAAAGCTTTCGATCAGCAGTGATGTCGAGTTGACGCTATTGGCGGTTCGTCACGGCATGGTCGATGCCAGCCTCTGA